One region of Parambassis ranga chromosome 12, fParRan2.1, whole genome shotgun sequence genomic DNA includes:
- the lpar1 gene encoding lysophosphatidic acid receptor 1: MDEDQCYYNETIAFFYNRSGKYLATDWNTVSRLVMGLGITVCIFIMLANLLVMIAIYVNRRFHFPIYYLMANLAAADFFAGLAYFYLMFNTGPNTRRLTVSTWLLRQGLIDTSLTASVANLLAIAIERHITVFRMQLHTRMSNRRVVVVIVIIWTMSIVMGAIPSVGWNCICDIRSCSNMAPLYSNSYLVFWAVFNLVTFVVMVTLYAHIFVYVRQRTMRMSRHSSGPRRNRDTMMSLLKTVVIVLGAFIICWTPGLVILLLDVFCASCNVLDYEKFFLLLAEFNSAMNPIIYSYRDKEMSATFRQILCCQRQENVNGTTAEGSDRSASSINHTVLSGSGMHHHHHHHHNEHSVV, from the exons ATGGACGAGGATCAGTGCTACTACAATGAGACCATCGCCTTCTTTTACAACCGCAGTGGCAAGTACCTTGCTACTGACTGGAACACCGTCAGCCGGCTCGTGATGGGCCTGGGGATCACCGTGTGCATCTTCATCATGCTGGCCAACCTTCTGGTGATGATCGCCATCTACGTCAACAGGAGATTCCACTTCCCCATCTACTATCTGATGGCCAACCTGGCAGCTGCTGACTTCTTTGCTGGATTGGCCTACTTCTACTTGATGTTCAACACGGGACCGAACACCAGACGTCTGACTGTTTCAACGTGGCTGCTGCGTCAGGGTTTGATCGACACCAGCCTGACTGCGTCCGTGGCCAACCTGCTCGCCATCGCCATCGAGCGCCATATCACTGTGTTTCGAATGCAGCTGCACACGCGTATGAGCAACAGACGCGTGGTGGTGGTGATTGTCATAATCTGGACTATGTCTATAGTCATGGGGGCTATCCCCAGCGTAGGCTGGAACTGCATCTGTGATATTAGGTCCTGCTCCAATATGGCACCACTTTACAGCAACTCCTACCTGGTGTTTTGGGCGGTGTTCAACCTGGTGActtttgttgtcatggtgacactGTATGCCCACATCTTTGTATACGTGCGGCAGAGAACCATGAGGATGTCGCGGCACAGCTCTGGACCACGACGCAACCGAGATACTATGATGTCTCTGCTGAAGACTGTGGTGATCGTGTTGG GTGCCTTCATCATCTGTTGGACCCCCGGCCTGGTCATCCTCCTGCTTGATGTCTTCTGCGCCAGCTGCAACGTTTTAGACTACGAAAAGTTCTTCCTGCTTCTTGCCGAGTTCAACTCAGCCATGAACCCCATCATCTATTCTTACCGTGACAAGGAGATGAGCGCCACCTTCAGGCAGATCCTGTGCTGCCAGCGCCAGGAGAACGTCAACGGGACGACGGCAGAGGGGTCCGATCGATCAGCGTCTTCCATCAACCACACTGTGCTGAGTGGCAGCGGCAtgcaccatcaccaccaccaccatcacaacGAACACTCAGTAGTATAA